The genomic window gaaaatataggcaaaacattatctgacatacatctcaaaaatgttctcctagggcagtctacccaagaaatagaaataaaagcaagaataaacaaatgggacctaattaaacttacaagcttctgcacagcaaaggaaaccataagtaaaacaaaaagacaacctacggaatgggagaaaatttttccaaatgaaaccgacaaaggcttcatctccagaatatataagcagctcatacgacttaataagaaaaaaacaacccaatccaaaaatgggcaaaagacctaaacaagcaattctccaaggaagacatacaaatgatcaataggcacatgaaaaaatgctcaataccagtaattatcagagaaatgcaaatcaaaactacagtgaggtatcacctcacaccgattaaaatggccatcattcaaaaatccacaaatgacaaatgctggagaaaagggaaccctcctacactgctggtgggaatgcagtttggtgcagccactgtggaaaacagttcggagattcctcaaaagacgacgaacagacttaccatatgacccaggaatcccgctcctgggcacatatccagaaggaaccctacttcaaaatgacacctgcaccccaatgttcatagcagcattatttacaatagccaagacatggaaacatcctaaatgtccatcaacagatgactggataaagaagatatggtatacttatacaatggaatactgtttagccataaaaaccgacaacataatgccatttgcagcaacatggatgttcctggagaatgtcattctaagtgaagaaagccagaaagagaaagaaaaataccatatgagatcgctcatatgcggaatctaaaaaacaaaaaccacataaatacaaaacagaaacagactcatagacatagaatacaaacttgtggttgccagggggacggggggtgggaagagactgggatttcaaaatgtagaatagataaacaagattgtactgtgtagcacagggaaatatatacaggatcctgtggtggctcacagtgaaagagaatgtgacaatgaatgaatgtatgtatgttcatgtataactgaaaaattgtgctctacacttgaatttgacacattgtaaaatgactataactcaataaaaaaaagttaaaaaaaaactgaaaaatatgtatgtgaacAAAAACgagatataaaaaaataaacgCTACACTAGGGCAATGGGATTGGGGGTAATATTTTCCTcatgttaacattttctttagtATCTTTtgcaatgaatattattttttacagCATTTTAAATTACTATGGCAAGCACTCACCTGATCACTAAGCAAAAGCTGATTTCTTCCTTGATACAAAGCATCACAGAGCATGTCTACATCATTATTTAGTttggacagaaagaaagaatgttctTGAGCAGATACTGCCAACTGCTCTTGTACCAAAGAAACATCCTGTTTTAATTTCTCGGCCACTTCCTCCAGGCTTCCGTGGGTTAtaaacaattcttttttcttattctctcctTCTAAAAGTTGATAAAgcctaaaatgtgaaaataaaaattataggaaaaaattCTCAAGTCagtacttttcaaaattaattataatCCACTACATTAAGGCATCTTTGAGGACACTaccaacttaaaaatattaatcagtCTGCTACTAAATCAAGCAACTAAAAATATTCCAACTAAAATACTATCTCTTACAGAAATGTATATTCTAATTATTGTATCTGAATCCCCAGTTTTTCCATCTCCCAAGTTTTAGACATAAAATCCTTTTTGACTTTAACTGCCATTAATCTACTTCAAAGTACGTTTCAGAGATACATCCTTCTTTCACAGAACAAAACTAAGATGTACTAGAAACAGCAATGAACTAGAAACAGAAGACCTGGCTCTGAGTTCTGGCTGTTATGTGAGACCTAAGTCAAGTCAACCTCTAAAACTTAATTTCACATCTTAATACCTACCTAATTTTAAAGGATTGtgatacttaaaagaaaaaaaagtaagtaatacaacaatgtaaaatgttttaaagagtaaataataAACTATATAAACAGTAACAGTAAACTTGCTACTCCAGTTATGTTCACATTTGCTTGACAAGTTAAATTCTTGATGAGCCATGAGACCACTTTAACACTTCAAACATTAATGGCAGaaaaaccctatgaggtaagtGGAAAAATGTGAGGCAGCATCTTCTACACATATCTGACAAAAAGGGCCTGCTGtttttcttagaattaaaaaaaactattattttaattattttaacaagttGCAACAGTTGTCCTAAAACTGGCTCAAAGCCCAAGGCTGGCAATTTTATTCTTGTGGAATGTAACTACACAATTCCAGGGGGCACCATTCACACAGATAACGACATCAACGCCACCGTCTGAAACCATGCAACGAGGCAGCCCTACCCATGTCCTCTCATttcattaataagaaaacaaaatgattaagTGATTTTCCTCTAGtctagaaaaaaatcaggagtAGGATCCAGATTTTTGAGTCCTTTGACTACTTTAGCCTCCAATTTCAGAATCCTCATACTGAATTCCTTAGACATCTAGAAAAAGATTGGGAGCTAACATTCTTTGCTGATACACCTGACTACACACAAAAATGAAGTCTTCTCCCCTCTCTACTGCTGCCTTCTCCAGATGCAGTCAATTCTCTGCTCAGCATTATTTACTATACACCAAGCTGTATTCAAACTTCCTGTTGCAGTTAAACTTCTGTTCCAAATCTAAAAGCATCTAAATAATAGTGCCTAAATATGAATAAAAGCCttataattgtatatattcaaTCCTCCAACCCATCCACCTCACCTCTAAAAAGCAGCTACTTCCAGATTTAACGTGAATGAAAGAGTGcaaaagttaaaaaggaaatagaagcacGTAACAGAAAGGtggaagaagagaacagaaaggcCAAAAGTGGagtgcaaatttttttttaacttccataaTTTTAGTTCAACCTCTCTTTAGTACTTtacaaaatcaaaggaaaaataattactcACTAAAGAAACAATGAAGCATACCTGTGAGTAGAATAATCCCTGGTATCAATGGTATTCCTTGGATTTATCTTGGGAGATACTGATGGGTCTGCTAGCATTTCTAATCGCTGGTGGAGCATCATATTACTGTGACTAAGTTCTTGAACCAAGTTTTCAAGTTGACGATATATGTCCCAGTGCTTTCTCAATTCAATTTCATAAGATAACTGTAGAAGTTCAAATGATGCCTTTTGCTTTATCAACTGATTTAAAACTAACTCTTGTCTTGCTGTATAATAGTCTTGTTTAGCAATCTGCAGGTCAAAATCTCCCTTTACAACTGGCATATTCAGTAACTGGGCATTCTCTTTCACCACAGCGGGTaaacttttgtcttttatatGAGTGATCTGTTCTTCAAGTTTCAGAATCTCACTGTTCAAGCCAGAAATTTTAGCATCCAAATTATCTTTGCCAACAGCCTACACAAAGAAACAATTAAATTTCAAACTAtaattatatagttttaaaattattttcactttccattttaggttatcaGATAAGATACTAATAAAACTAATTCCATACTAGCAAAAGCcaaaattacagtttaaaaaggAAGTGTGGACTAACCCAAGGGTAAAGCCAGTATGAACTGctaaattttaatgttattactACTGGGTAAAATACTATTACACAGTAATGGCTACCAAAATAAAGATCTTGTCATGTTTGTCTTACTCATTAAAAATCATCAGCACACTACTCACTGAATGCTAATGtatactatttaaatttttcttaaaattaaaataacctcaGTAGCTATTCTCCTAGCCTATTTGCTGATTTTAGGAGTTTGACAGAATGACAGGCCTTCATACATCATTCCAAAGTTTGTGTCAGTTACAGGTTTCAGTTTCAGAAAAGTTGTATTATTACTCAACTTTCTAGTGGTTACATTACCAAGAAAGCAAGCTTTGCAACAATGCAGATAGATATCTATAATACAACCAAATGTTCCCAAAAATAGAATCAGGGTTCCAATCCACTGATCAGGATCTCTAATTTCATTAGCACCATCCTCTGGTCAGAGCAAACAAGGAAGAATACCCATAACACAGCAATAAGACTCTTTACCCATACATCATAAAAAAGGAGATTTCAGTGTCATCTGTATCTGAAccaacaaaaatttcaaattcagaatGCAAAAgtacttttgtttaaaattagcTAGATAATGTGGTTGGGACCATAATTATTATTTCTGCCCTCCACTAATACGAAGGTCTATTTGTCTGAAACAATGATATGTATCACAACTATAAactgaacaaacagaaaataagaaaatgtaattacTTATTATATCCCCCTTTCTAAAGTACTTTAATATCAATATTATATTCTCCACTACTAACAACAATTTCAATATGAATCCAGTTTCATTTCTCATGTTTACCTTGCTAGTGAGACTATGAAGAttctcctctgcccattttatacTTGACTTCATGCTCAAATTACTTGCTTTCAAGTGAATTAACTGATGCTGAGCACAAATGTATGCTAGCTGCAGCCTGGCCATCTCCAGTCGTCTCTCCTCAAGAACTTCTTGATTATCACAAATAGATGATGCTTGTATatctaaaagttgaaaattttcttcatttgaacTTTCAACTACTTCATGTATACCCTGAAAGaacttttttttggtatataagGTTAATGCTGCTGTGCTTTGCTCTTCTTGGCTTAGgtatttttccaaggaaaactgAGATAAAAACACCAGTGGATTTGTCCCCTGACCCAAATGATAATGTCTGAAGAACATCATCAATTTTGCAACTTCATCAGTAAGTGTCTGAAGTTCATTACTGATCTTAGCATTGGTAGCATTTAGGATTCCTTGACTCTGCTTCAGTGTTTTAGTGGCTTCTTCTTCTTTAGCACTCAACCTCACAGACTTGTGGCTAGTTACTGAAGCCATCAACTGGCATTTATTACGTCGCTGAATTTTTAGGTTCTTCAATTTCTGCAGAGTTTGGACCTCATCCTCTAGTTTCTCTAGCTCTTTGTCATTAAGAGTAGGTGTCTTCAAATCAGAAGTTTTACAGGTTTTAAGAACTTCATCCAATGCTGCTCCTTCTAGGATGGGCTTGCCTGATTTTTGAAGAATGCTAAAAGCTTCCAATTCCTCTTCAGACAATACGTTCTGTTCATTCACATTCCCACAAAACCACTTCAAAAATGATTCATTTTCAACAGTCTCAAACAACCAGTCAAAATCTTCCCCATTAAGAATATCAGCTTTGGgataagcaattttttttaatgtttccagaAACTCTTTCCCACAACTCATGGTTTAACTACCCAATTTGTTTGTAACTGATAAGGCTTTATGCTGTCggtatttagaaaacaaatccaaataaAAACGAAACTAATCTTATGTTAAGTCCatagagaaagggggaaaatatttttagaatctaTGATTTCtcctaaagaggaaaaaaagacaagtatTAGACCACAAGTAAGGcaaccatattttttaaaaaaagtacagatAAACGTCAAAAGATAAGTTGGGAACTATCTAATCCAGAGGAAGCTGTAGCTGTAGCTGTAAAGTTTCATgaagataaagagaaacaaacaactAGGGTTTAACTAGAACACTGCAACAGCACCAAAATCCTAATTAACAAGAAAATcttatttcttccaaaaataaagtGGTTTAgaatacattatattttatagaGCAGTTCAGCTTTCATTTCAAAGTAAATGGATCTAAACAAATCCAAGCCACCATGTGCCTAGCGGCCTCTTTTACCTGTTCTTcctggaaaaacagaaacatggtAAGTTTTTTGAGAAAGACAACTAAATATTTACCTCGATGACTCAATCAGCACCCGCATTCGCGCAGGGCCAATATCCAGACGCGACTAACCTAGTGCAGAGGAATCAGGCTCAGGTTTAGAAACTCCCCCCGGCTTGAGACGTACCAAAGGCCTGAGCCGTCATCAAACGAAGTACCTCAGACATTTCGTTATTTTCAACAAACGGACCACTAAAGAATCCACGAGGCGAACTCCAGTGACGCGGACAAGAGGTACAGATGAGGGGCTCAGCAGCACGCCTGCGGCACGCTCTGTGTGACTTTGTGCAAGTCAGCGGTGACACGTATGCATGTTAATAAAACGTGTCACGGTAACCGCCGAATCGGCGTCCAAGACAAACTGCACAGACCCGGGCGGGGACCCACCGGCCTGGGCCGCGTCCGCCCGCGGCCGAACAGCGCCTCAGGGCCCGGCGGGTCCTTCCGCCCGGAGCTGCGGGCCCCACGCCCGGCGCCCCCAACCCCCCGGCGTCCCCGCCCCGGGCCCCGGCCCTTCGCCCTGAGGGCCGCGACTGCGCCGCGCGGGCAGGGACTCGAGCGCCTGAAAGACGTCCCCAGGCGCGCACGGAAAGAAGAGGAAGGCCGGTGACCGATGCCGCTCCCGCTCCCACAGCCTCACCGTCCGTAAGGCCCAGAACTGCGATGCCAGCGCCACTCACCTCAGGAAGCTCGGTTCGTGCCCCTCAAcagcccgccgccgccgcgcctcGCACGGCCTCACGGGAGTGCCGCCTTCGCGCGCGCGCTGAAGGACGAGGCTGGGCCGCGGGGTGGCCGCCTGCGCAGGCGCGGTGCCGGAGAGAGCGGATCCCTGGGGGGCCGTCTACCAGCACGGAGCGATCTGATTGGCTCCCTGctgcaggggcgggggcggggcgcgcgtggggcggggtggggctggaggtCGCCCTGCGTGTAGGTCCCTCACGGTGCTCTCTCTGAAGACCGGCCCTCGGGCAGCCTGGCTGGGTCCGGGGCGCGCACCGGAGCCAGCCCGGCCCTGCCGGCCGCTGGCCGCGCGCCGGGGAACCCGGCCCGGTGGCCTCTGCGTCCCGCCCTCCGCCCCGGAGTGGGCGTGGGCGAGCTCGCGGAGCCGGGCGGTGCGCGCCGCGCCGTGGGAGCCTCTCGGCTTAGTGCTTCGCTCGCCTCAGTCTGGTACCGGGAACATTGTTTTGCAAACGCACTTAGTTCCCAAGCGCTCACCTGACAAGCCCATTTTCAAAGAACAACGTAAGAAGTTGAAACTAACTCATACAAACACGGAGTGGACAAGTGTCAAAGACGTACTTAACTCGAGATGAAGCACGGTGTCCGCGGAGGACGCCAGAAACGGAAAGCGCGCGGTCAGTGAGAGAAGCGGTGCTCAAATGAGGTCAAATCTGGCCGATGCCCAGAGCTGGGGTTACCTTTTGTATTGGACAGAATTCATTTGCATCTCTACCagacaaaaatcatttttaacttaCCAATCTACGTTTACATCTGAATGTAAGGGTGCAAGGTTGGGGCCCTGGTCATTACTACATagtacctccccacccccagcatcaaATGGCCCTCGGGTGGCTAAGTTAATGTCCTAGTCTAGTGTGACATTGGAAGGGCAGACGTGTTCTGGATAATTTCCCGTAATatttttaaggagagaaaaaataatgttcTGGGGCAGACGTCATGAATTAATCTTGACTTGAAGTTACTTCCTATTCgttgttcattttgtttcattttttattctcctCTTCTAAAAGACAGTATGCCTAAAATGATGGGGAAAACAAAcgttacaggagaaaaaaattcaaagcagtgCCTGGCCTGAACCCAGGGGCCTGGACCCCGGAGAGGCTGGTTCCTCTGGTAAGCTGGGAGGCTAGGTTGGAGCCCCTGGACTGGGGAGACTCCCTTGGCCACCGTGGGGACGGGTATCAGGGTTGGGGGCATGCAGCCGGGGACAGGAGCCCAGCCGGCTTAaagggaggaagtggaggctgaGCAGGCAGCGCCTTCAAGAAATTCTGCTGAGGAGgcaaagaaggagggagagagagagaaagcagcaggAGGACGTGAGATGAGGGGGTGGGAatgcagagctggaaggagggtttggg from Camelus ferus isolate YT-003-E chromosome 2, BCGSAC_Cfer_1.0, whole genome shotgun sequence includes these protein-coding regions:
- the HAUS3 gene encoding HAUS augmin-like complex subunit 3, which encodes MSCGKEFLETLKKIAYPKADILNGEDFDWLFETVENESFLKWFCGNVNEQNVLSEEELEAFSILQKSGKPILEGAALDEVLKTCKTSDLKTPTLNDKELEKLEDEVQTLQKLKNLKIQRRNKCQLMASVTSHKSVRLSAKEEEATKTLKQSQGILNATNAKISNELQTLTDEVAKLMMFFRHYHLGQGTNPLVFLSQFSLEKYLSQEEQSTAALTLYTKKKFFQGIHEVVESSNEENFQLLDIQASSICDNQEVLEERRLEMARLQLAYICAQHQLIHLKASNLSMKSSIKWAEENLHSLTSKAVGKDNLDAKISGLNSEILKLEEQITHIKDKSLPAVVKENAQLLNMPVVKGDFDLQIAKQDYYTARQELVLNQLIKQKASFELLQLSYEIELRKHWDIYRQLENLVQELSHSNMMLHQRLEMLADPSVSPKINPRNTIDTRDYSTHRLYQLLEGENKKKELFITHGSLEEVAEKLKQDVSLVQEQLAVSAQEHSFFLSKLNNDVDMLCDALYQGRNQLLLSDQELMEQFHQVESQLNKLNHLLTDILADVKTKRKILASNKLHQMERELYVYFLKDEDYLKDTVENLENQSKIKTIGLED